Proteins from a genomic interval of Alosa alosa isolate M-15738 ecotype Scorff River chromosome 8, AALO_Geno_1.1, whole genome shotgun sequence:
- the jdp2b gene encoding jun dimerization protein 2, which yields MMPGQIPDPSLTAGSLPSLGPLAGISATTLTDQLKFSELCSLGAMLSPLHFLARHGKRSLVLKDEMEEEEERRKRRREKNKVAAARCRNKKKERTDFLQKESERLEVVNSELKAQIEELKVERQQLIHMLNLHRPTCIVRTDSIKTPESEANPLLEQLKEK from the exons ATGATGCCAGGACAGATCCCTGACCCCTCGCTGACGGCCGGCTCCCTCCCCAGCCTGGGCCCGCTGGCCGGGATCTCAGCCACCACGCTCACTGACCAGCTCAAGTTCTCCGAGCTGTGCAGCCTGGGTGCCATGCTCTCGCCACTGCACTTCCTCGCCAGGCACGGGAAGAGATCGCTGGTCCTCAAGgatgag atggaagaagaggaagagaggaggaagcgAAGACGAGAGAAAAACAAAGTTGCAGCGGCCCGATGTCGAAacaaaaagaaggagagaacgGACTTCCTTCAAAAA GAGTCGGAGCGCCTGGAGGTGGTCAACTCGGAGCTGAAGGCCCAGATCGAGGAGCTGAAGGTGGAGCGCCAGCAGCTCATCCACATGCTCAACCTCCACCGGCCCACGTGCATCGTGCGGACGGACAGCATCAAGACGCCCGAGAGCGAAGCCAACCCACTCCTCGAGCAGCTCAAGGAGAAGTGA
- the LOC125298822 gene encoding leucine-rich repeat-containing protein 74A-like produces MKFPDNTNIVGLITNNDIGRRRKAGVAAELYLQACEIVGVIPATSYLRNQGNSTLNMNHHGLGPKGTKALAIALVSDIQITDLELEDNCLLPEGARYLVEMLKENFTIQRMNLSNNNLQAAGAKSIAKMLLENIAIKTLALSGNGFVDEAAKSFADTLANNFQVKSLDLSHNWFCETGGEHLGHMLASNESLETLNLSWNCLRMSGAVALCNGLKVNVTLKHLDLSYNGFGSEGAQALGDALHHNNTLLSLDLSSNRITYEALRLLCHGLAFNDTLRVLRLLHNPITSEGALLMLTTVRNNSKSALEEINISTVMVSEAFVEMLESMQQEHPVLDVRYLGVTGAFTRTRKVDAMKVIQHFLEGRKQCLIDFFKSIDKEGTMRVHASDLRKAIQQAKMPLDSFNIEVLIQKLDVDKTGLIDYSFTGQL; encoded by the exons ATGAAGTTCCCTGACAACACCAACATTGTGGGCCTAATCACCAACAATG ACAttgggagaaggagaaaggctGGCGTAGCAGCTGAGCTTTACCTGCAAGCCTGTGAGATTGTGGGCGTTATCCCCGCCACGTCCTACCTGCGTAACCAGGGCAACTCCACCCTGAACATGAACCATCACGGTCTGGGGCCGAAGGGGACAAAAGCACTGGCCATTGCTTTAGTG TCTGACATACAGATTACAGACCTGGAGCTGGAGGATAACTGCCTTCTACCAGAGGGTGCAAGATACCTGGTGGAGATGCTGAAAGAGAACTTCACCATTCAAAGGATG AATCTCTCCAACAACAATCTCCAGGCTGCTGGTGCTAAAAGCATTGCTAaaatgttgctggaaaacatcGCAATCAAAACACTTGCATTGTCAG GAAATGGATTCGTTGATGAAGCAGCCAAAAGTTTTGCAGATACCTTAGCA AACAATTTCCAGGTGAAATCCCTGGATCTAAGCCATAACTGGTTCTGTGAGACAGGTGGAGAACACCTAGGCCACATGCTGG CCAGTAATGAGAGTCTGGAGACCCTGAATCTCAGCTGGAACTGTCTGCGCATGAGTGGAGCAGTGGCACTCTGCAATGGATTAAAG GTGAACGTGACATTGAAGCACCTGGACTTGTCCTACAACGGCTTCGGCAGTGAAGGAGCGCAGGCACTAGGGGACGCCCTCCACCACAACAACACCCTGCTCTCACTGGACCTGTCCAGCAACCGCATCACCTACGAGGCCCTGAGGCTGCTGTGCCACGGCCTGGCCTTCAACGACACCCTCAGGGTCCTGCGG TTGCTTCACAACCCAATAACATCTGAGGGAGCCTTACTGATGCTCACCACTGTTAGAAACAACTCAAAGTCAGCGCTGGAGGAGATCAACATATCA ACGGTCATGGTGAGCGAGGCCTTTGTGGAGATGCTGGAGAGCATGCAGCAGGAGCATCCAGTGCTGGATGTCCGGTACCTGGGGGTCACCGGTGCATTCACCCGAACGCGTAAGGTGGATGCCATGAAGGTCATTCAG CATTTTCTTGAAGGACGCAAGCAATGCCTCATTGATTTCTTTAAGAGCATTGACAAGGAGGGGACCATGAGAGTCCATGCTTCAGACCTCAGGAAGGCTATACAG CAAGCAAAGATGCCTCTTGACAGTTTCAACATTGAGGTGTTGATTCAGAAACTGGATGTGGATAAGACTGGCTTGATCGATTACAG TTTCACAGGACAGTTGTAG